The uncultured Cohaesibacter sp. genomic sequence AATGGGTGCGCGCGGCTCGTGCTGCCCGGGACGATCTACAATTTCGACCCTGCCACCAACCCGGTCATCGATGAGACGTCGCCGCAGAATGCGAGAAGCCGTAAGGGGCGCATTCGGGCCGAGTTGGAGCAGGCGCTGAAGGATGCATCTTCAGAAGTGCCGGTGCTGATTGTTCGGGCGGGAGATTTCTTTGGTCCCGGAACGCGTTCAAGCTGGTTTGCCGAGGCGATGGTTGCCAAGGGCAAGCGCTTGAGGCGGATCATCAACCCGGCCAAGGGGGCAGGGCACAGTTGGGCCTATTTGCCTGATCTTGGCGAAACATTTGCGCAGCTGTTTGACAGGGAGGATCAGTTGAAGCCGTTCGAAGTGGTGCATTTCGAAGGTTTGTATGATGAGAGCGGGAATGAGATGACCGAGGCAATCATGGAGGCCGTCGGGCGTAGTTTGCCTGTCTGGCGGATGCCGTGGTGGCTGTTTCGAGTGCTGGCGCCGTTTGGCGGGTTTCCGCGAGAAGTGGCGGAAATCATCCCTCACTGGACGCATCCACTCCGTCTGAACAATCGCCGATTGTTGGAGCTGTTGGGCAGTGAACCGAGAACGGACCGGCAAGAGGCAGTCAAGGCAGCTCTCGCCGATCTTGGATGCTCGTGATTTGCGCTTGCAGGCGGTCGATCAAAGCCCCGACGCTGCCGGACATATGTCGATAAGCGGTGGGGCTGATGGTCAATGGGTCGGCACGGCGTCGGGCGTTGCTGGGCCCTGTTGGCTTTGTGATTTCCGGCTTGGGGCGAACATGACGATGTTGCCAGCGAGCGCAAGTGCTAGGCAAGGAAGCCGGTCCAGTGCCAGACATAGCCCTCAAAGACCGTCGACAGGGCGAGGGCGATGATCGGGAACAGAACCGTTGCATAGGCGGCCCTAGCCGATCCGATGCGGGCGACCAGAATGAGATAGGTGCTGAAGGCGATGATCGAACCAAAGACGGCAAGATAAAGCATGGCACCGAAATAGGTGGTATCCGGCGGCGCGATGATGGGTGTGCCGGTCAGGCCGATGAGGACAGCAAGGACCAGAGCGCCATAGCCCATGCCCCAGGCATTGGCAAAAACCGGCGAGATCCCGGCCTGACTGTTGCGGCGCGAGACCATGTTGCCCAGTGAGAAGAACATGGTGCCCAGCATGGCAAGGCCAACCCCGATCAGGGTGCCGGAGGTGTTCGCGTCCAGAATGTCACGTCCGAACAGCAGCACCAGCCCGCTGATGCCGAGAAGGCTCGCGAAGACAACCTTCCTGCTGATCCTGTCGCCGTAGAAGATACGGGCGTTGATGGCATTGAAGATGGTTGCCAGCGAGAAGATGACGGATTCCAGACCCGACGGGATATAGCTGACGGCGTGGTAGAAGCAGATGAAGTTGAGGCTGAAGAGGCACAGGGCTTGTGCCAGAAGCCAGACTTGCTGGTCCTTGCGTGGGAGGCGCAGGCGACCGGTGACCGCCAGCAGGGCCAGAAACAGCAGGCTGGCGAGCGCAAAGCGATAGAAGACAGAAACGAGTACCGGAACCGGTCCTGCCTGAAAGGCGATGGCGATCCAGGTGGTGCCCCAGATGAGGACCGTGGATAGGAAGAGAAGCGCGATCATGGTGAAAACCTCGAAGATTAGGCCAAACATCTAGCGCGCTATGGATTTTTTGTTTTTGCATGATCTTGCGGTGAAGTGGCGAGCGGGCCAATGGAGGGCTTGGCGCTCGGTCTTTCCAGGTGATAATATAACACCAACGACAATCGCTCCGTTCTTTCGATCATCAACCATTCCGGCCTTCGCTATGACCCAGACAGACAAATCCGTCTTCGGCTTTCTGAAAGACCACGTCCGTCGCTGTTCAGGAGAGTTATCTCGATCTGGGCTTTGGGCGCTATGGCGCCATCTGGTCGAACACGAAGGACCATGTTTGCTATGAGAAGCTCGAGGGGCATACCTTCGGCTGGTATTCGCAAGGTGGGCGAGGGGTCTTTCGGGTCGATGGCAAGAAACGCGAGGGGCGTCCGGGGGCGATTTGCATCTTCCCTCAGGGGCAGACGTCCGAGTGGGACATCAATGGTCCGCTGGAGATGATGCATCTCTATCTGCCAAACGATGAGCTGCGTCGGTGCTATTCGGAAATGCTGGATCGGGATGGACAGCTGCTGGACCTTGCGGATGTAACCTATGCCGATGCGGGGGATCTTGCGCGGCCCTTTGCCGAGCTGCATGTCGCAACACGACAGGGGCAGTCCCTGCGAGCCGAGGAGGCTATGACCGAACTGGTCGCCAGCATCCTCAAGGACAAACGGTTCCATGGGCTGGCCGCCAAGACGGTGCGCGGTGGCCTCTCAGGGCGTGTCCGGCGCCAACTGGCCGACTATATCGACGCGAACCTTGATCAGGTCATCCGGCTCAAGGATCTTGCCGCGATCGCTGGGCTCAGCGAATTTCATCTGCAGCGCTCGTTCAAGCAGAGCTGCGGTGTGTCGCCTCATCTCTATGTGAACCATCGCCGCATTGAACGCGCCAAAGCACAGATCAGGGCTGGCGAGCCGCTGATTGAAGTGGCCGACGCCTGCGGATTTTCAAGCCAGAGCCATTTTACGCGCAGCTTCAAGATGGGGACGGGCGTGACGCCTGCCCATTATCGCAAAGCGGTTGCGTAAGTTTTTCTTCGGGTTCAATTCGAGGGGATGGTCTTCAGCGTGCTGTAGTTGAGGCTGCTGGTTCGAGTGCAGCGATTCTCGGCCTGCACGCAACTGATCGAAGGCGGCGAGCAGGTGATCGAGCCATCAGGCTGACGTGCGCAGAGGCTGCAATTGTCCGTGGCTTCGAGGCAATTTGCATCTTCGGCGATGAAGGCCGACAGGCTCTTGCTCTGTTGCAGATAGGCTTCGAACTTCTTGCGACAGGTGGCCGGATCCGCACTGGCAGGCAGAGCGAGGACAAGAGACAGGGCAACTGCGCTGAGACCGCGCAAATCCGGGATATGGACGCCAAGCGCGGGTTTCAGCCAGAGTGCAAATCGCTGCGTTTCAATCATTCGGCAGGTCTTTTGTTTTGCCACAAGGGTGAAGATGCCTCTATAGATAAGGCACGCAAGGATGAGCGTGCCTGCTTCCAAGCCCTTTCGTCAAGCCGCGCCTTTGTCCCAAAGCGGGAACTTTAGCCCTTGCAATCCCTGTTTATACCGCCTATAAGCCCACTCGAATCCACATGCGGGATAGGGTTACAGCACGGAGAAATGTGCTGGGATCCATCCGGTGCCCAACAAGGTCACATCCCGCAGAGGTTAAACCGGTAAAGGAACTACACATGGCACTTCCTGAAGTATCCATGCGCTCTCTGCTTGAAGCAGGCGTGCATTTTGGTCACCAGACCCACCGCTGGAACCCGAAAATGGGCAAATTCATTTTCGGCGCCCGCAACAACATCCATATCGTCGACCTGTCCCAGACCGTTCCCCTGATGAACGATGCTCTGAAGGCTGTTTCCGACACCGTCGCGCGTGGCGGCCGTGTTCTTCTGGTCGGCACCAAGCGTCAGGCTTCCGGCCCTGTTGCCGAAGCTGCTAAAGCTGCTGCCCAGTATTATGTCAACTCCCGTTGGCTCGGCGGCATGATGACCAACTGGAAAACCATCACCCAGTCCATCCAGCGTCTGCGCAAGCTCGACGAGCTGCTTGAAGGCGAAGGCAAAGGCTTCACCAAGAAAGAACGTCTGACCCTGACCCGTGAACGCGACAAGCTGGAACGTGCTCTTGGCGGTATCAAGGACATGGGCGGCGTTCCTGACCTGATCTTCGTCATCGACACCAACAAGGAAACCATTGCGATCAGCGAAGCGCGCCGTCTGGGTATTCCCGTGGCTGCCATCGTTGATACCAACTGCGATCCTGACGGCATCGACTTCCCGGTTCCGGGTAACGACGATGCGTCTCGTGCAATCTCGCTCTACTGCGATCTGATCGTTGCTGCTGCCATCGACGGGATCTCCCGTTCTGCTGGCGAAACTGGCGTTGATCTTGGCGCAGCCGAAGAAGGCCTGATCGAGCCTGACTTCGATGGCGAAGATGACGAGGAAGAAGTTGTGGCCGAAGCTGCAGAAGCCGTTGAAGCTCCTGCTGAAGAAACCGAGAAGGCCTAAGTCAGACGCTTGTCGTGTTTGACGCTTAAGGTGTCTTGGGCTTGAGGCCCATTTGAAATTAAATTTGGTCGCCCGGGTTCTCCGGGCGGCTTTTTGGCTTGTTTGAAAAAGGACGTGAGGCTGCAATGGCTATTACAGCATCTATGGTGAAAGAGCTCCGTGAAACCTCTGGCGCGGGCATGATGGACTGCAAAAAGGCTCTGGCCGAAACCGATGGCGACATGGAAGCAGCAATCGACTGGTTGCGCACCAAAGGTCTGGCCAAAGCGGCCAAGAAATCCGGTCGTATCGCAGCAGAAGGCCTGATTGCCATTGCTGGTGAAGGCGCAAAAGCTGCCGTGGTTGAAGTGAACGCTGAAACCGACTTCGTTTCCCGTAACGAACAGTTCCAGGAACTGGCGCGCAATATTGCTGCCGTGACTGTTGACGCTGGTTCGGACCTCGAAACCATTCTGGCAGCAAAATATCCGGGCGGAGTTTCCGTTTCCGAAACCATCGCCAACGCCGTTGCTACCATCGGTGAGAACATGAACCTGCGTCGCGGCGCGGTCATGAGCGTCGACAAGGGTGTTGTTGCTACCTACATGCACAACGCAACTGCTCCGGGCCTTGGCCGTCTTGGCGTTCTGGTTGCTCTGGAATCCGAAGGCGATGCTGCGAAACTGGATGCGCTTGGCAAACAGATCGCCATGCATGTTGCAGCGACCAACCCGATGGCTGCGACCACCGATGCGCTGGATCCGGCTGCTATCGAACGCGAAAAAGCTGTGTTCTCCGAGCAGGCTCGCGAGTCTGGCAAACCGGAAAACATCATCGAGAAAATGGTCGAAGGCCGTATGCGCAAATTCTACGAAGAAGTTGTGCTGCTGAAACAGACCTTCGTTATCGATGGTGAAAACACCGTTGAGCAGGCCATCAAAAACGCTGAAGGCGATGTTGGCGCTCCGATCAAACTCATTGGCTTTGTCCGCTTTGCTCTCGGTGAAGGCATCGAGAAAAAAGAAGAAGATTTTGCCGCTGAGGTTGCAGCCGCTTCTGGCAAAGCCTGATTGGTTGTCTTCGACCCGCCTCGCGCGGGGTTGAAAACCGAAAAAACACAGGGCGCTGGGGATGACGAACCAGCGCCCTTCGTGTATGCAGGGGCAGCTTTTTTAGGCTGGCCAAATGCAGGCCGGTCGGTTCAAGACAAGGAACAGATAGGCCATGGCAGAGCTCAAATACAAGCGCATCTTGCTGAAGGTTTCAGGCGAGGCCCTGATGGGAGATCAGTCTTTCGGGATTGATCAGGCTGTTGTTGGGCGAGTTGCTTCGGATATCGAGAAGGCGCGTGCGCTCGGGGCTGAGATCTGCGTCGTGATTGGCGGTGGCAACATCTTCCGCGGTGTGTCTGTTGCGGCTGAAGGTGGCGACAGGGTGGTCGGTGACCACATGGGCATGCTAGCAACGGTCATGAACTGTCTTGCGATGTCGAATGCCCTCAATGCGAAAGGGATCCCGGCTGTGCCGATGTCGGCCATCGCGATGCCGGAGATTTGCGAGAGCTTCACCCAGCGTGGTGCCAAGGCTCATCTGGCCGCTGGCAAGGTGGTTCTGTTTGCTGCCGGGACTGGCTGTCCCTTCTTCACCACCGATTCCGGTGCTGCCCTGAGGGCTGCCGAGATGGAATGCGATGCCTTGCTCAAGGGAACGCAGGTTGACGGGATTTACTCAGCAGATCCCAAAATTGACCCCACTGCGACTCGATATGACACAATTACCCATGCCGAGATGCTCGCTCAGGGGCTTAAGGTTATGGATGCGGCCGCAATTGCCCTTGCTCAGGACAGTAATATTCCGATAATTGTATTTTCACTCCACGAACCGGATGGACTTGTCGAGATTCTTCAAGGCAAGGGCCGTTATACCGTGGTGTCCAACTAGGCTGCTCCGCCCGGATCGCGATCCTTGTGGTTGCATCGGGGTGTCCGGACTGACTGCATATGGGGGAGCGTGGCTTGAGGAAGGCTGTTGCCTTTCTGTCCAATCTCAGCTGTTTTTGAGAGCGCCGAGGAGGCTCTCATCGTCAGCCCGGAAGTGATGAAAAACAACACATAACGACAAAGGTTAGTAACATGTCTGCCGAAGAACTGGATCTTGATGACCTTGAGCGTCGCATGAAGGGTGCTGTCTCCGTCCTGAAAACGGAACTTTCCGGTCTCCGCACCGGTCGCGCATCTGTCCATCTGCTCGAGCCGATCACCGTCGAAGCTTATGGCCAGAGCATGCCGATCAACCAGGTCGGTACTGTGTCGGTTCCGGAGCCGCGCATGCTGTCGATCCAGGTTTGGGACAAG encodes the following:
- a CDS encoding NAD(P)H-binding protein, producing MNGKKALVLGASGGVGGAVASALLRHGWVVLGMARKVPATSRDDLAALEWVVGDALVLEDVVAAAKGVDVIVHAVNPAGYRNWDRLVMPMIRNSIAAAKANGCARLVLPGTIYNFDPATNPVIDETSPQNARSRKGRIRAELEQALKDASSEVPVLIVRAGDFFGPGTRSSWFAEAMVAKGKRLRRIINPAKGAGHSWAYLPDLGETFAQLFDREDQLKPFEVVHFEGLYDESGNEMTEAIMEAVGRSLPVWRMPWWLFRVLAPFGGFPREVAEIIPHWTHPLRLNNRRLLELLGSEPRTDRQEAVKAALADLGCS
- a CDS encoding AraC family transcriptional regulator — protein: MWSNTKDHVCYEKLEGHTFGWYSQGGRGVFRVDGKKREGRPGAICIFPQGQTSEWDINGPLEMMHLYLPNDELRRCYSEMLDRDGQLLDLADVTYADAGDLARPFAELHVATRQGQSLRAEEAMTELVASILKDKRFHGLAAKTVRGGLSGRVRRQLADYIDANLDQVIRLKDLAAIAGLSEFHLQRSFKQSCGVSPHLYVNHRRIERAKAQIRAGEPLIEVADACGFSSQSHFTRSFKMGTGVTPAHYRKAVA
- the rpsB gene encoding 30S ribosomal protein S2; its protein translation is MALPEVSMRSLLEAGVHFGHQTHRWNPKMGKFIFGARNNIHIVDLSQTVPLMNDALKAVSDTVARGGRVLLVGTKRQASGPVAEAAKAAAQYYVNSRWLGGMMTNWKTITQSIQRLRKLDELLEGEGKGFTKKERLTLTRERDKLERALGGIKDMGGVPDLIFVIDTNKETIAISEARRLGIPVAAIVDTNCDPDGIDFPVPGNDDASRAISLYCDLIVAAAIDGISRSAGETGVDLGAAEEGLIEPDFDGEDDEEEVVAEAAEAVEAPAEETEKA
- the tsf gene encoding translation elongation factor Ts — encoded protein: MAITASMVKELRETSGAGMMDCKKALAETDGDMEAAIDWLRTKGLAKAAKKSGRIAAEGLIAIAGEGAKAAVVEVNAETDFVSRNEQFQELARNIAAVTVDAGSDLETILAAKYPGGVSVSETIANAVATIGENMNLRRGAVMSVDKGVVATYMHNATAPGLGRLGVLVALESEGDAAKLDALGKQIAMHVAATNPMAATTDALDPAAIEREKAVFSEQARESGKPENIIEKMVEGRMRKFYEEVVLLKQTFVIDGENTVEQAIKNAEGDVGAPIKLIGFVRFALGEGIEKKEEDFAAEVAAASGKA
- the pyrH gene encoding UMP kinase, giving the protein MAELKYKRILLKVSGEALMGDQSFGIDQAVVGRVASDIEKARALGAEICVVIGGGNIFRGVSVAAEGGDRVVGDHMGMLATVMNCLAMSNALNAKGIPAVPMSAIAMPEICESFTQRGAKAHLAAGKVVLFAAGTGCPFFTTDSGAALRAAEMECDALLKGTQVDGIYSADPKIDPTATRYDTITHAEMLAQGLKVMDAAAIALAQDSNIPIIVFSLHEPDGLVEILQGKGRYTVVSN